The following DNA comes from Mycobacterium sp. MS1601.
GCAGGCCCGGCGGCGAAGCTCTGTCGGCGTGGTGCCGAACACTGCTCGCACAGTGTCGTTGAACTGTCGGATGCTGGCGAAACCAGCGGCGAACCCGATATCGGAAAATGCCATCGAAGTGGTCTCGATGAGGAGTCTGGCGGTCTGCGCGCGTTGAGCCCGGGCGATTGCCAGCGGACCGGCACCGGCGTCGGCGTTGAGCAGTCGCTCCAGCTGACGAGGCGTGTAGCCGACTCTGCGTGCCAGGCCTGTGACCCCTTCCCGGTCAACGGTTCCGTCTGCGATGAGTCGCATTGCACGGGCAACGACATCACTGCGGACGTTCCATTCGGGGGATCCGGGGGAGGCGTCGGGACGGCAGCGCTTGCATGCGCGGAAGCCGGCGTGCTGCGCCGCGGCGGCGGTGGGATAGAACTGCACGTTGCGCGCAAACGGGGGCCGTACAGGGCAACTGGGCCTGCAGTAGATCTTGGTGGTGCGCACTGCAGTGACGAACCAGCCGTCGAAGCGGGCATCCTTGGATTGCACGGCGCGGTAGCAGCGATCAAAATCCTGATGGATGGCCGCGTCGAGTCCTGACTGCATGGTTCCCACGATTACACCCGGACACCGACAACGCTGGCGGGAATCCGACATCGACGTGTTCTACGGGCGAAGCGCCAGCGAGTGGCTTCGACCTGATCAGCCCGGTTTGAGCGCGCCTTCGTGGTGATCGCAGTACTCAGCGACGGAGAACCCGGCGACCATGCTGGCATCCTCGACGGTGATGCCGTGTGTGGCCGACAGCTGCTCGACCACAGCGGGAAGTTGCTGCCCCGAGTCCAAGCTTGCGCATACGCCCCGCCCCACGGCCACGGCTGTTGCGGAGTCGCCCACCGAGATGCCGACCATGTCGAGCATGTCGACAAACAGCGCGTCGTCGGCAGCGGCAGGTGCGGACAGTGCGCCTGCGGCGGTGGTCAGGGCAGCGCAAACGGTGAGAGTCTTCAGCAAGGCCACGTAGACGATCCTGCCAGTTACGATTCAGCTCGCCCCGTTCTACCCGGGCATCGGCGACCGAACTGGTTAGGATCGCGGCGTGGCTGAGCTGGTACAGCAGTACCTCGACCGGATCTGCGTCGGGCACGCGGACTGCACCGACGGCGAACTGGCCTCGTACATTCCCGAACTTGCGAGTGTGGACCCTGACGGTTTCGGCATGTCGCTGTCGTCGGCGGATGGATATGTCTACGAATCCGGCGATGCCGCAATCGAATTCACCATTCAGTCGATCTCGAAGCCACTGACGTACGCGCTGGCCCTCGACAAGCTGGGCGAAGCGGCTGTCGATGAGAAGATCGGCGTCGAACCCACCGGTGAGGCCTTCAACGAGATCAGCGTGGACCGCACCACCAAGACGCCGAAGAACCCGATGATCAACGCCGGCGCCATCGCGTCGGTGTCGCTGATACCCGGCGCGGACGCCGACGAACGCTTCGCCTGCATCCAGGAGTTCTATTCGGCCTGTGCCGGCCGCTCGTTGGAACTCGACGAACAGATCTAC
Coding sequences within:
- a CDS encoding DUF732 domain-containing protein, with protein sequence MALLKTLTVCAALTTAAGALSAPAAADDALFVDMLDMVGISVGDSATAVAVGRGVCASLDSGQQLPAVVEQLSATHGITVEDASMVAGFSVAEYCDHHEGALKPG